The following nucleotide sequence is from Triticum dicoccoides isolate Atlit2015 ecotype Zavitan chromosome 7B, WEW_v2.0, whole genome shotgun sequence.
TAAGCGCCAaaacctgagagcactattgtgatcctcatgcattgtgtgtagctaatgttgagtGCATCATGACtgaatcttttctaccatgaattacaatgtttagtcgctgtttgaactttggaggtgctctgcatttatgttttgcggtctcagaaagggctaacgagataccactattatcatattatatTATGGTTGTCTTGATaacgtgttgttgtttgagatatcttattattgctcgctagctgattatgtcattgatatgagttaatataatttttaagagttattgtcgacatggttagttataatcttggctgaaaacttgggtgctatttaagcttatttataaaaacaagagcaaaagagttcgtaaaagtttctctttttcactttcagtttatcaactaaattgcttgaagataagcaaaggtttaaacttgggggagttgatacgtctctgtcatatctacttttcctaacacttttcctcttgttttggactctaatttgcatgatttgaatgaaactacccCGGatagacgatgttttcagcagaactaccatggtgttgtttttgtgcagaaataaaagttctcggattggaacgaaactttgggaggattttttattcaataaacgagaatttctggagccaagaaccatcggagggggcacctgggtgggcacaacccaccagggcgcccccctccaGGCGCACCCACGTGGGttatccccacctggtggccccgcagaccctgaaaccgacgctataaaatcacatatttccataaATCAGAGaggaagaattatcgcgtttcacgagatggagctgccgccacctcctgttcttcatcgggaggccagatctggagtccgtttggggctccggagagggggatcttcgatcgtcgtcatcaccaacccttctccatcgccaattccatgttgctccccactaggagtgagtaattccttcgtaggctcactggtcggtgaggagttggatgagattcatcatgtaatcgaattagttttgttagggcttgatccctagtatcattgtgttctgagattgatgttgctctgACTTTGCCATGctaaatgcttgtcactttgggcctgggtgccatgatttcagatctgaaccatttatgttatcaccattatatctatgttctagatccaatcttgcaagttatagtcacttactatgtgttatgatctggcaaccccagagtgacaatagtcgggacacttcccggtgatgatcgtagtttgaggagttcatgtattcatcgtgtgttaaagctttgttccggttctctattaaaaggatgccttaatatcccttagtttccaataggaccccgctgccatgggaggataggacaaaagacgccatgcaagttctttccataagcacgtatgactatttatagaatacatgcctacattatatttataaactggagctagtgtcgtatcaccctaggttgtaactgtcacatgatgaataccatccaacaaatcgccgatccaatgcttacgattttcctacatattgatcttgctaagttactactgttgctattaCTATTGTCactgctacaaaactattactatCTTTGTTACCGTTAGTGTtgctgctaccactactatcaaagcTATCATTTTACTGGGCTACTGATCACTtttctgcagataattaatctccaggtgtgattgaattgacaacttagttgctaatacttgcaaatattctttggctccccttgtgtcgaatctataaatttgggttgaatattctaccttcgaaaattgttgtgatcccctatacttttgggttatcagcggcgtgacaaactgtgacagactcgaaactctaaaggactagacgctaagaccagcaactcaacaTGACGATTCAACTGCAAAATCaaaaaagcaaaaccctaaaaagattatgcaaaggctcagactggtccagataggatgaactaaccctaatttgttttttggttttttcgtggactgtaggtatcaaGAACACACTCGATCTAAACAATGAAAAACTAGAAAatatcaccgagcaacctggaaatctgataccacttaatagaggcaaaggtgtcccgtctttcgatgagatggtggctttcATTTTTGTTGGAGTAGTCTTTGACAATTTGACTACaatcgtgcgaggatgtcgcgccttagcaatcgttaaaccaactccgagaggttattgaccatgaggGTTTATTTCCTAcacgcaaatgaagaacaagcaaaaaactaaaattgcaatctggatatggcgaatataagaggaaagctttattaatgaaggtggagttctgtgacgtcgttgtctggtcgttgaacacaaacaaagaacccaaagttgcagctatggcgaactttaatctaaacaaaacccgaagtctaaacgacgccctaagagttgtatatatggaggaagagggggggggggattttgtgACCCCTTGGAggagggtccgaaaccaacccaacTCTGTTTtttccacacatacggactctaaaaacatcctATACTTCAGTATTTTAAAATTACATgggctggcccaataataaggtgatgcagcacccataATAtcatctggacgaaatttatgaagtggcatcttgtatatttcgtccatgccttcatgcactcattatggtggcttcaaagtcctgaaatcatcacttgtaactccgttcttattccccttgcgtatgccatcatctccatgcttgatcttgctccaacgttcatccttcttgtccaagctaggcccttcatttttaagcaagacaaatgtattcGATTTAGATAATTATTATcaaaaaacgaaagtacctggtaatttaattggcatgcgcgagctctagtaattgatccagtatgtattgcagcaggggatgtgggcgtaacaatggtattgatgtcctcatcacaacgcGTGATCATCACCCAGCCGGCATTACCTACCGCGTGTTTGGTTTGCGGGCGACGTTGGGTTGGTTGAGGATATCCTCAACCACGTGGTTAGGGATAGTCACATTTTGTTGTTTAGTTGGTTGGAGCTGAGTAGGTTGGATAGCCATTTTTTATTGTTTGGTGGGGAGGATAAAAACTGATTAGGGATAGCTATTTGTGAGTTTTTTTAGGATGAAATTACTATATAACATGCATTCTTAGCTTTATCCACGTAATTAGAGATGAGGATAGTCTTGGCATGCATATTTGTATCAAAATTGACATTGTCACGACTCAAAATCAATAGATATCTATACCTCACAGCCACAAGAATTTGCATGAAAAATATTCAGAAACTTCAGAGATATTGCACTAGTGATTTTGTACACTACTAATATATACAATAGAGAATTCATGAACTCGTAATCTTCAACAGCAATGGGGTTCTCCATCGACGGAAACGGATCCAAAATGAAGGAAAATCGCCGGGCAGAGGAGATCTAGGGGGCATCGAGCGCCACTGTCTTGCTGCCGCGTTTGGGCACCCATGGAAATGCGTGATGGCTAGCTCCGGCGCATACAGACGGAGCTCCACCCCGGAGCACAAACGGACAGTCAGCTGCCACCGCTCGCCGGTTGAAGCCACCCAGCGCCTGATGTCAGATCGGTGGCGCTGCCAAAGGCGAGATTGGGTGATGTTAGGAGGAAAAGAGGTGCGAGAGAGAGGGCCATACGACATAAAAACGAGAGAAAACGATTCGGACCAAGGGAATCACGGGCTCGAGATGGTGGTTGCCTTCGTCCACCATATTTCAGCGGCTTCCGTCAGCCGTTTTTTAGAGAATATTCCCAGTATCTTGGCCATCCCCACCCTTTGCTGCCTTTCAACCAAACGAATGGTATCCGTCGAAATCTGGCTATCCCTATCCCATCGAGGGATAGCCAGAGTACCGAACGCCACCAGGCCAGTGTCATGGATGATTGTGGTCGTGGCAATGCTACACGTATGGGAGTTTTACAAGAGTTTTATAGGCTGGGCTGAGGTGGGATGTATTGATTGGCGATTAAGATGAAGTGGGCCTcatcctgaaaatcaggggggagagattAGTGAGGAGAGAGGTCAGTCCGTTAAACCTTATAAAAAGTCTTTTAAGTCTAGCATTTTTGTGGTGGTCGCCATGCAACGGCCACGTGGATCTGAATAATCTAATTTCTTACTAGTACGTTTGTTATAGAATTGGATAGAAGAAGCGACGGGTAGGAGCACGCTGAGCAGGTTTTGTGAAATGAGCGACATTTACCACTTGCCGCTAATTCTAAATACATGTAaaatttctcccattgcaacagaCGAGCATTTGTGCTAGTTGTTGTTTAAAAAGAAATAAGTTGCCATGACTTCGCCGTTGTTCATCCGAGGCCCGCGCGCGAACATATCCGGCATTACCCACCACACCCACCAATGCCCGTGACGAGATCACCACCATGGTTCACCCAGCCGGACGTCGTGGTTCACCAGCGCGCAGCTCAACTCAGACCGAGACACTCACCCGCCATCTTTTGTCGCGTGCAACCGCGACATACTTCACACGTCGTCGGTTTCACAACTCCGCCACCGCACCTAGACGAACCCAATTGTATTAGAGGGAAACGATAGCCCACTGATGGCCATCTTTGGTTGCCATAGCAATATAGCTCGCGCTTTGTACGCTTTGGCACTTTGACAATTTGCTGGTCATGCACATGCACTGCATTTCTGCGCCTCGGACGGGCTGCAAATGCGCTTTCGGGTGAATGTCCACCCGTACACAAAATGTAGCAGACTACCTTTTTTTTTTACTCTGATGAAAAGTTGTGTGCTTGTCGAAAAATAATCTTGGATAGATCAATGGACGTCGACATTGCATTGAGCCACTGACATTGTCCCCAAGTGGCAAATTCGTGCACTACTCCATGCCATGTGAAATTGTCATCAAGTTTCGTTATACAGATGACGAACAGTATACTACATAGTCGCTGAAAATGAAGCATTGCACACATACACTACTAGTACCAACAATTGAATGGCATATATATTTCCTGTCTGATGACTTGTCTCACATGCATGCAGATGCAGGGCCTCTTTGGAAACATAAATTTTGTCGAAGTTTAGCCAGAATTGGTTTAGGAAAATGAAACAACAATTCCCATGTTCCAAACAAAGGCGCGCGCATGGATTTTTGAATACGAAATTAATTAACATCCGTTGATCGTTGTTGCTGCGCCCATATCGTCGATCGTGTCACCAACGATCGAATGAAAGGTCGATCAGACTTGCATGCCGTCGTCACTGTCGGCATCGGTCGTCTCCATTTTGTCACTGACCTCGCCACCCTTTCCTCTCTCGATGTACACCATGTCGATGTTGTACAGTACCGGGATCATGACCATGGAGCAGAGGCACGCCAGCACCGGCCCGAAAATCCACAGCAGAAACGGAACGCCGCCGAAGAAGAGCCTGTTCCCGACGAAGTTGAGCAGGAACCCCCTGTCCAGGACCTCGAGGACGTACTCCTTGTTGACCGGCAGGTGGCGGCCGCCGTTGGGGAGGGCGAAGAGGTGGGAGAGGGCGTTGACGAGGAAGGTGGCCTGGTTGAAGGTGCAGATGGCGAGGGTGTGGCAGAGGAAGGacaggaggaaggcggtgaggaggGCCACGTACTTGAGCGCCATCATGTACTCGCCGTGCGCGCCGAAGACGGCGTCGCTGATCGGCTTCTTGACGGCGTAGGTGCTGCTGAGCACGGCGGCCACGCCGGTGCAGAAGAGGACGGACGTGGTGGCCACCAGCGTGGAGCCCATGATCACGTTCCGCAGCGACTGCACCACCAGCACCGCCTTCTTCTCGTTGtccttcatcatggagagcacccagaggcggcgtgcggcggcgttgATGCCGATGGTGGAGCGCAGCGGGCAGCTGCGGACCGCGCGCCACAGCCACATGTGGTACACGATCGGGAAGAGGAGGCCCACGGGGATCAGCACCAGGTCCAAGTAGCTCTCCCTCCACGCCATGATCGCTCCTAGCTCCTCGATCTCACTACAAATCTCTCTTTCTCCCTCACTCCACcttgcagtgtgtgtgtgtgtgtgtgtgtgtgtgtgtgtgtgtgtgtgtgtgtgcagtttTCTTTGTGTGACTGTGAGTGCACTCGAGGCGTTGCGATTGTTTGGTTGATGGTGGAGAGCAAGCATGCATGCTGATATATATAGGGAGACCAGCCGGAGACGATGATGGTAGCTAGCTGGACAAAAACAACGACGACCACCGAGCTAGGGCGAGTAAATAGcatcataaaactactactttacggaTTAGGGTTGCAAAAAACTACCAAATTTATTTTTTCGCTGATAACTACCAAGTCAGGGGtttgctgtttcaaaaaaccccaaATCCTCTTTGTTAAAAAATTAAACATGTTTATGACAGGTCGGGCCCGCCAGTAAAAGCACCGTTTGGTTGACCGTTTGTTTGACTGTTAACTGACTTGTGGGGGCCACATGTCAGCGCCTCATCCATAGATTTTTTACGGATTAGTCCTTACAAACATTtttaaaaagcaatcgggtccctggaATCAGCCTCCAAATGGCTCTGCCCGTGTCCGTCGCCGCGCGCCATGGGGCTCCGCCCGCGGCCGTCGCGCGCGCCATGGGGGGCTTGTGTGCAAGCCACCGCCCCGAGCAGTGGCTGGAGAGACGGAGGCTGGGGGATGGCCGGCGGCATAGCTCACCGGGCCTGGCAGCGGAGAGCTCAAGCGGTGGCGGCCATGGCCACGAGCAGCAGTTGCGCGAGCTCGGCGCGGAGACGGCCGGCGGCAGAGCTCGCCAGGCCTGGCAGTGGAGGGCGCACGCGGTGGCGGCCATGGCCGCGAGCAGCAGCTGCGCGAGCTCGGGCGCGGAGACGGCCGGCGGGAGAGCTCATCGGGCCTCGCAGCGGAGGGCCGCACGCAGCAGCGTCCATGGCCGCGAGCAGCAGCTGCGCGAGCTCGGGTGCGGAGGCGGGACGCACGAGGTGGAGGCGAGGAGAGGCAGAGGCGTGCGGTGGTGTGGCAGTAGGTGGCGAGGGCGGGCGCCGGCGATGGAGGCTCGCAGGATGTCTCCGGGCGCAGAGGTGGACGCCGACCGCGAGGAGAGGAGCAGCTCCTTGATTGCTTTTTCAGAGAAATAgcaggacccgattgctttttcagAAATGTTTATAGGGGCTATTTTGTAAAAAGTGAGGACATATGAGAtagagacactgacatgtgggccccacttgTAACTTAACGGTCAACCTAACGGTCAAACAGACGGTTCGTTTAGGTGCGGGCCCGACCTGTCATAAACACGTTTAAATTTTAAGCAACGGTCATTTGGGGTTTTTGAAACAGTCGACCGCCCAtttggtagttatctgagaaaaattaaaaaccggtagttttttaaaaccctagcctgtaaagtagtagttttatgctatttactcagcTAGGGCACATAGGTGTGAATCACATTGCAAGCATGGTGATATGTGGTGCAAACTCTATTCAAAGGCCACCATGAATTAGTGACCTAAAAAGTAGTCAAAAAACCAGACATGACCAACCTCACCAAACTCTATTCAAAGGCCACCATGAATTAGTGACCTAAAAAGTAGTCAAAAAACCAGACATGACCAACCTCACCCTGCATGACGACGAAGCAGCACAGAAATGTCACTTTCCGTTCGTgtttttgtttgtttgtctgtctgtttgtttatttttacttttttagtGGGAAAAGTAGATCAGGAGTAGCATATTCGGAGGGATGCCAATTGGTGCCCCTGTGGTAATATTAAACGATATGTCCAGTAATGGTATCCAGCTgctaagagcatcttcaatagcttgtctatatggatgTCTATACTCGTTTTTCACGACGTGAGCCCAAAACAGGCGTCCAACAGCTTGTCTATATGGTTGTCTAAATATACACATCCTCTAAATCGACCTCGACAATGTCCACGCCTGGACAATGTGAAGGCGTTGTCTAAACTCAGTTGTAGTCATGATTTCTTCCTCTCCCCAGCAACGACCCATCTGTCATGGTCCCTGTATATAGACGTTCTGATGCAAAACTAGATGTGTATATAAGGGAATTTTTTTAGACCATTGTCTATATAAATATATAGACATCTAAATATacacatgctattggagatgctctaataagtTACACGCAAAGAATCACACACGTACTGTTTGGATTTCTGAAAACCAATAGACGAGAAGATGGATTGAAAGATTCCAGTTTCACAGTAGTATAAATCAACTGAGGAAACCGTGTCTGTATGCACATACATATGTGATCACTCGTTGATCCTTCAGATGGAACTAGCTGGCATATACTTAACCGGTGGACCTCATTTgacattatttttgaacatgggttTTATTGCTCAGATATGGTGTTACAGTCTGCTAATACATCCTCAGTGATACGGTCTGAAACCTGGTGCAGCAAACATGCGGTGCTAGCTTCAGATCTTTCTATATTAGCTAGACTATGAGCAACTCTATTTTGAATGCACTCGATTTCCAACAGGGTAAATGCACACTCTAACAAAACACTATAAACGAGTCTATACCAAGTTCTTCAGTTTATACAAGTCCTTCTAAGGCCCGTCAGTTTCAATCTCCTCCCGCCGACCGGTTTGGTTGGCTTACCAAGGAGTTTGGGAGTTTCCTTCCATGTCGATCTTCGTGAATGATGATTATTTTTTGTTGTCGCAATCTCTCAGTCTTGTTGGAATATGCCCACGCATGCTACTGCTCCCGGCTAACTTCCCACGACCGGATAGCTCGGCGTCTAACTACACGCGCACTCCGTGCGCCTTACGTGCACTTGCACGTCCTGCATGCAAGGGATAACCCAGCCATGCCGTTGTACTCTCACCGGACTCTGCGTAGTCTCTCTCTTGTAAACCTGTACTTATAGCCCTTGAGGCAGATCAATACATCACGGTGAGATTTACAGTACTCAACTTGGTATCAGACTTCTTCCTCGATCCTTCTGCTTCCGCTATGgatcgcctcctccgacgctctCGCTCGGCCGACCTCGACTCCCCGACCTCCCCTCGCCGTCCGCTCGCCGCCACCCCCGTCGCCCGCGTCGCGCCGGCCGCTGCCCGCGGCAAGGAGCCCCTCAACGCTCCCGCACCGGCTGGCCCTTCCTCCTCTCAGGCCAGCCCCGTGCGCCCTGCCGCGCCTGCTGCGCCAACCACGACGCCGGCCGCGACCATTCTGCGCACTGCGGGCAGCACGCCAGTCCCTCCTCTTCGTCTAGGAGGTGGTGGCGGCCCCATGATCCCTCGTCTCGGCGGCGACGCCGGGCCCTCCTCCTCGACCGGGCTGCCTCCCTCGATCGCGCACTACTTCTCGTCGAAGCTCGAGCTCGAATCTGGTTCGTATTCCAAGTGGCGTCAGCTCTTTTATTTCATCTGTTGCAAGTATGACGTCCAGCACCACCTCGACGACGCCGCCGAGCCCCTCCATGAGAGCGCTGTTTGGCGCAATGATGATCTCACGATCGTCTTGTGGATGTACGGCGTGATCTCAGAGGAACTCCAAGAGGTGGTCGTGTCGCCCACGAGCACGGCCTACGACGTCTGGACGCAGCTGCACCTGCTGTTCCGCGACAACCAGCCCGGCCGGGCGATCATCCTCGGTGCAGAATTCCGCAACACCGTGCAGGGCGATCTTTCCATCGCCGAATACTCGCGCCGGCTCAAGGGGCTCGCCGATGCCCTCGGCGACGTCGGCGAACGCGTCTCCGACCAGAGCCTCACCCTGCAGCTCATCCGGGGGCTCAACCGGCGCTTCCAGGTCATGGCGACTCTGCTTCCCATGCAGGAGCCCTTCCCGACATTCGTCCAAGCACGCTCGCGCCTCCTCCTGGAGGAGATCTCCGCCAACGAACGCTCCCTCATCGACGGCCGCCTCGAGTCTTCTCCGACCGCTCTCTCCATCGGGCACCTCGGCGACCGCGGGTCCGCGCCAGACCGCGGCAATGGCAGCAACGACAAGGGCAAGAGACCCGTCGCCTCACCCACCAGCGACAAGGGCGGGCGTGGGCGTGGCTGCGGCCGCCGGCCGTGGGCGCGGCGCGTCTGGCAACGGCTCGTCAGGGAGCGGCGCTGCTCCACCCCCTGCTGCACCGACGGCCGGCTACTTCGCCCCCTACGGGGCCCTGATTCCCACGCCCTCCGGTGCGCGCGCAGGCTGGGCCGCCCCCAACGCGGCTGGTGTTCTTGGGCCCAGGCCTCCGCCGCCGCAGCAGGCCTTCCACGTCGCCCCGCCTCAACCCGGCAGCGCCCCCACCTGGGAGCAGTACAACCACCTCTACGCCGCCCTGCAGAACCTCTCCATGCAGCAGCAGCAGGCGGGCGGCGGCCAGGAGTGGTTCCTCGACACCGGGGCGACTTCGCACGTGGCTGGTAAGACCGACCTACTCACTAAGTTTTGTTCTCCATCATGGCATCACTCTCGCGGTATCGTAGTTGGCGACGGTTCTCGTCTCCCGGTCACCGCTGTCGGCTCTACCTCCCTCTCTTCGTTCTCCCTTAATGATGTCCTCGTATCTCCTACCATCATCAAAAACTTGATCTCCGTTCGTCGTTTTACTATAGATAATTGTTGCAGTATTGAATTTGACCCTTTGGTTTCACCGTGAAGGACCTAGCAACTCGAGGGATCATCATGAGGTCCAGTAGCCACGGCGAGCTTTACCCCTTCTTCACCAACTCCACGGTCCAAGCAGCGCTCTTCGTCGCCGGCGATGTGTGGCATGCACGCCTTGGCCACCCCAGCAATAAAACCACTTCCATTTTAGCTCGTGATTTCCTTCCTGCATGTACTAATAATGGCACGCCAAAAACTCATGTATGCCCGTCGTGCCAAATAGGCAAGCAACCACGGTTGCCCTTTTCTAGTTCAAACTCTTTTACTACTgccccatttgaattaatccattgCGACATTTGGACATCACCTGTGTGTAGCTTTACTGGTTTTCAATATTACTTAGTGATTCTTGATGACTTCTCTCACTTTTCTTGGACGTTCCCCTTGCGCCACAAATCCGACACCGCGGACACTATACATCGTTTTCATGCGTATGTTCGTACCTAGTTTCATGTATCCATCAAGTGCATGCAATGCGACAACGGGGGCGAATTTCTCACTACCTCCCTCCGTGACCTCTTCTCCCGCTACGGTGCTTCCTTCCGCCTCTCCTGCCCATACACGTCCGCTCAAAACGGCAAGGCCGAACACCACCTACGCACCACGAACGACGTCTTGCGCGTCCTCCTTCTTCACGCAAACCTGCCTCCCCAATTATGGGTTGAGGCTTTACACACTGCCACCTACATCATCAACCGGCATCCCTCTACCACCATTGCGTCTCACACACCATACTTTCGTCTCTTAGGTCACCACCCAACCTATGATCACATGCGCGTGTTTGGCTGCCTTTGTTTCCCCAATTCTATCGCCACAAGCCCGCACAAACTTGCTCCATGATCCTCACGTTGTGTCTTCTTAGGATACCCTCTGGAACACAAAGGCTATAGATGCCTCGACCTGCAATCTCGCAAGGTTATCATCTCCCGTCACATTACGTTCGATGAGACTCAGTTCCCCTACTTTCCTCCCCCCAGCGCTGAAACTACCGAACCAGCAGCCACAACAACTCCCGGACTGGAGATCCTCCCCGAGTGGCGCACCCTGCCTACCTCGTACCGATCCGCTGTGAATCTCCACACCTCGGATCGCCCGCCAGCCCCTCCAGTCCGCCCGCGTTATCTCCCCCTCTCGCGCATGCCACGCCCGACTCCAGCCGGGTCGTTCCGCCTCCCTCGCCCCAGCCATCCGCGCATGCAGCTCCCGCGCGCCGCGAGCACGGGCCACCACCCATGCATGCCTTGCCACCGCCCATGCATGCCTCGTCACAGCCCAACCCGCCCAATCCCacgtctctccctcctcgcgccgtaGCCATCCAACCCCCTCAGAACATGCACGCCATGCGGACGCGCGGCAAGACCGGCTTTGCCCAACCTAAAGTACTTGCCTCCGCTCACACGCCGCCTCCCTCCATCAGCCCTATCCCGTCTTCTTATCGGGTAGCACTCAAGGACCCAAACTGGCTCAACGCGATGCGCGAGGAGTATGATGCACTGATGCAGAATAACACTTGGTGTTTAGTGTCTCGTCCTGCAGGTGCTAACGTGGTCACCGGGAAGTGGATATTCCGGCACAAGTTCAACCCCGACGGTTCTCTTTCCCGGTACAAGGCGCGGTGGGTTCTCCGCGGCTTCACGCAGCAGGCCGGTGTCGACTACGGCGAGACCTTCAGCCCGGTGGTGAAGCCGGCTACTATTCGTACCGTGTTGAGCATCGCTGCCGGGCGGTCTTGGCCGATCCATCAGCTGGATGTCAAGAACACTTTCCTCCAC
It contains:
- the LOC119342129 gene encoding uncharacterized protein LOC119342129; translation: MAWRESYLDLVLIPVGLLFPIVYHMWLWRAVRSCPLRSTIGINAAARRLWVLSMMKDNEKKAVLVVQSLRNVIMGSTLVATTSVLFCTGVAAVLSSTYAVKKPISDAVFGAHGEYMMALKYVALLTAFLLSFLCHTLAICTFNQATFLVNALSHLFALPNGGRHLPVNKEYVLEVLDRGFLLNFVGNRLFFGGVPFLLWIFGPVLACLCSMVMIPVLYNIDMVYIERGKGGEVSDKMETTDADSDDGMQV
- the LOC119338146 gene encoding uncharacterized protein LOC119338146 → MIPRLGGDAGPSSSTGLPPSIAHYFSSKLELESGSYSKWRQLFYFICCKYDVQHHLDDAAEPLHESAVWRNDDLTIVLWMYGVISEELQEVVVSPTSTAYDVWTQLHLLFRDNQPGRAIILGAEFRNTVQGDLSIAEYSRRLKGLADALGDVGERVSDQSLTLQLIRGLNRRFQVMATLLPMQEPFPTFVQARSRLLLEEISANERSLIDGRLESSPTALSIGHLGDRGSAPDRGNGSNDKGKRPVASPTSDKGGRGRGCGRRPWARRVWQRLVRERRCSTPCCTDGRLLRPLRGPDSHALRCARRLGRPQRGWCSWAQASAAAAGLPRRPASTRQRPHLGAVQPPLRRPAEPLHAAAAGGRRPGVVPRHRGDFARGWT